Proteins encoded within one genomic window of Neodiprion fabricii isolate iyNeoFabr1 chromosome 6, iyNeoFabr1.1, whole genome shotgun sequence:
- the LOC124184667 gene encoding ATP-dependent (S)-NAD(P)H-hydrate dehydratase has protein sequence MASSASNVDERMLKASRRIVPVLSTSKYKGQDGRIGIFGGSAEYTGAPFFAALSALRVGADLAHVFCTKDAGVPIKSFSPEPIVHPVLDQHDAVKQIKPWLDRLHVIVIGPGLGREEKVFKVIADVIVICRDLKKPLIIDADGLFLITQKPELVKEYPGLILTPNAMEFSRLAKAFLEKSIQPAPVAKISDVKHLADVIGKNVVVLHKGAKDVIVDGHKGTETLSCGTSGSPRRCGGQGDLLSGALAVFYWWALSAGPSECALSPAMTASYAASRLTRECNAAAFKIKQRSMLTTDMIEFIQPVFAKLFETHVYK, from the coding sequence atggCTTCTTCCGCCTCGAACGTTGACGAGCGGATGCTGAAGGCTTCCCGGAGGATAGTCCCGGTCTTGAGCACCTCAAAATACAAGGGTCAGGACGGAAGGATTGGAATATTTGGCGGGAGTGCCGAGTACACCGGAGCTCCGTTTTTCGCAGCATTGAGCGCACTGCGAGTCGGGGCCGACTTGGCCCACGTATTTTGCACGAAAGATGCGGGGGTTCCCATAAAGTCCTTCAGTCCGGAACCGATCGTGCATCCGGTTCTCGACCAGCACGATGCTGTAAAGCAGATAAAACCGTGGCTCGATAGGCTGCACGTGATCGTGATTGGTCCCGGTCtgggaagagaagagaaggtCTTCAAAGTAATCGCGGACGTCATCGTCATTTGTCGCGATCTGAAGAAGCCCTTGATCATAGATGCGGATGGTCTCTTCCTGATTACCCAGAAGCCAGAACTGGTCAAGGAATATCCGGGACTCATCTTAACGCCGAACGCGATGGAGTTCTCTCGACTGGCCAAGGCCTTTCTGGAAAAGTCGATACAGCCGGCTCCGGTCGCTAAAATATCGGACGTTAAACACCTCGCCGATGTCATCGGGAAAAACGTCGTCGTTCTCCACAAGGGTGCCAAGGACGTGATCGTCGATGGTCACAAGGGCACGGAGACATTGTCCTGTGGAACTTCCGGATCTCCGAGAAGATGCGGGGGCCAAGGTGATCTGCTGTCAGGAGCTTTGGCCGTCTTCTACTGGTGGGCCCTCAGTGCTGGGCCCAGTGAGTGTGCCTTGTCCCCGGCGATGACGGCCTCCTATGCTGCATCCAGGTTGACAAGAGAGTGCAACGCTGCCGCGTTCAAGATCAAACAGCGAAGCATGCTTACGACAGATATGATTGAATTCATACAACCCGTATTCGCTAAATTGTTCGAAACGCACGTTTACAAATGA
- the LOC124184660 gene encoding regulator of nonsense transcripts 1 homolog produces MSVDAYGPSSQTLTFLDTEEADLIGADTQGSEFDFTDFTLPSPSQTQASQHDGGQSQPVQVNGTTGGGSSSLDLKITGATQSLAELQFEEEEEEAYYNRDLPEHACKYCGIHEASCVVMCNACRKWFCNGRGNTCGSHIINHLVRAKHKEVTLHRDGPLGETVLECYSCGVRNVFVLGFIPAKADSVVVLLCRQPCAAQSSLKDMNWDQEQWKPLIADRSFLAWLVKIPSDQEQLRARQMSAQQMNKLEELWRDNVDATFQDLEKPGVDEEPQQVLLRYEDGYQYQNIFGPLVKLEADYDKRLKESQTQENIEVRWDVGLNKKTIAYFMLAKTDGDMKLMHGDELRLRYLGELHKPWSGIGHVIKIPDNYGEEVGIELKNNSGAPTECISNFVVDFIWKSTSFDRMQLALRKFAVDDSSVSGYIYHRLLGHEVEEVLFRCHLPKHFSAPNLPDLNRSQVYAVKHAVQRPLSLIQGPPGTGKTVTSATIVYQLVKQNGGPVLVCAPSNTAVDQLTDKIHKSNLKVVRLCAKSREAIDSPVSFLALHNQIKNMETNNELQKLQQLKDETGELSSVDEKRYRLLKKTAEKELLEAADVICCTCVGAGDPRLHRLKFHSILIDESMQATEPECMVPVVLGAKQLILVGDHCQLGPVVMCKKAARAGLSQSLFERLVVLGIRPFRLEVQYRMHPDLSRFPSNFFYEGSLQNGVCADERKLLKIDFPWPAPDKPMFFYVTQGQEEIAGSGTSYLNRTEASNVEKITTRFLRCGVKPEQIGVITPYEGQRAYLVQYMQYQGSLYSKLYQEIEVASVDAFQGREKDIIIMSCVRSNEHQGIGFLNDPRRLNVALTRAKYGIIIVGNPKVLSKQPLWNHLLSFYKEQKVLVEGPLNNLKESMIQFAKPKKLVNAANPGSHFMSTSMYDAREALIPGSVYDRSGNQVNGTQNHNPYYQRNVPLDIFSRTHDTISYISPERAQAAMNNVPVPVGMFMNMAHVPPRFYNQHQQALQARQNLRNRRGATSAKNKAGLRGSKLSQTEQNTQPYSQPGLPLTQGTTQGMSQPGFSLSQPGLSQAELSQDSFAVGEFQSQMDGLLSQDSTYQGDRSGFYQSGQSQAGGQFSQPY; encoded by the exons ATGAGTGTCGACGCGTACGGGCCTAGCAGCCAAACCCTGACTTTCCTCGACACGGAGGAAGCAGATTTGATCGGGGCAGATACGCAGGGGAGCGAATTCGACTTCACTGATTTCACTTTACCCTCACCCAGTCAAACCCAGGCTTCCCAGCACGACGGAGGCCAGAGCCAACCCGTTCAG GTTAATGGCACAACTGGTGGTGGTAGTTCTTCGCTCGACTTGAAAATTACCGGCGCTACTCAAAGTCTTGCCGAACTCCAATttgaagaggaagaagaggaagcaTACTACAATCGAGACTTGCCAGAACATGCTTGCAAATACTGCGGCATTCATGAAGCATCATGTGTCGTTATGTGCAACGCATGTCGCAAATGGTTCTGCAATGGTCGTGGCAATACTTGTGGTTCGCATATCATCAATCATTTGGTCCGTGCCAAACATAAGGAGGTCACTTTGCACAG AGATGGACCATTAGGTGAAACGGTACTGGAATGCTACTCCTGTGGTGTAAGAAATGTTTTTGTGCTGGGTTTTATTCCCGCCAAAGCCGACTCTGTGGTTGTGTTGCTTTGTCGACAACCCTGTGCCGCCCAAAGCTCTTTGAAGGATATGAATTG GGATCAGGAGCAATGGAAACCACTAATCGCGGATCGCAGTTTTCTGGCTTGGTTGGTTAAGATCCCATCTGATCAGGAGCAATTGAGAGCTAGGCAAATGTCTGCTCAACAAATGAACAAGTTGGAAGAGTTATGGAGAGACAATGTAGATGCAACGTTTCAAGACCTAGAAAAACCAGGGGTTGATGAAGAGCCGCAACAAGTTCTTCTGCGATACGAAGATGGATATCaatatcaaaatatatttGGTCCACTTGTGAAGTTGGAAGCTGACTACGACAAGCGCCTTAAGGAGTCACAGACGCAAGAAAACATAGAG gtACGCTGGGACGTAGGTTTGAACAAGAAGACCATTGCCTACTTCATGCTTGCGAAAACGGATGGTGATATGAAACTGATGCATGGTGATGAATTGAGATTGCGCTACTTAGGAGAGCTCCACAAGCCATGGTCAGGAATTGGCCATGTGATAAAGATACCTGATAATTACGGAGAGGAAGTTGgcattgaattaaaaaataactcaGGTGCACCAACAGAATGCATTAGCAACTTTGTTGTGGATTTCATTTGGAAAAGCACGAGTTTCGATCG AATGCAACTGGCTTTGCGTAAATTCGCCGTTGATGACTCCTCTGTGTCTGGATATATTTATCACAGGCTTCTTGGTCACGAAGTTGAAGAAGTATTGTTTCGCTGCCATCTTCCAAAACACTTTAGCGCTCCAAATCTACCAGATCTGAATAGATCACAAGTTTATGCTGTCAAACATGCCGTACAAAGACCTTTGTCCCTTATCCAGGGGCCTCCAGGTACTGGTAAAACCGTAACTAGTGCAACCATAGTTTACCAGCTAGTAAAACAAAACGGAGGTCCCGTATTGGTTTGCGCACCCTCTAATACTGCCGTCGACCAATTGACTGACAAGATCCATAAGTCTAATTTAAAAGTTGTGCGTTTATGTGCCAAGTCGAGAGAAGCTATTGACTCGCCTGTCAGTTTCCTTGCCTTGCATAACCAAATAAAGAACATGGAAACAAATAACGAACTGCAAAAGTTGCAGCAACTGAAAGATGAAACTGGTGAATTATCGAGCGTTGATGAAAAACGTTATAGACTTTTAAAAAAGACAGCAGAGAAGGAGCTTTTGGAGGCTGCCGACGTCATTTGCTGCACCTGCGTTGGTGCAGGAGACCCAAGATTACACCGTTTGAAATTCCACTCGATTTTGATTGATGAAAGCATGCAAGCTACGGAACCTGAATGCATGGTGCCTGTAGTCTTAGGAGCCAAACAATTGATTCTAGTTGGTGATCACTGCCAACTAGGACCAGTTGTAATGTGCAAAAAAGCAGCTAGAGCTGGCCTATCTCAATCTCTATTTGAACGACTTGTCGTACTGGGTATTCGTCCGTTCCGTTTAGAAGTTCAATACCGTATGCACCCAGACCTATCTCGGTTCCCATCCAACTTTTTCTACGAAGGCTCTCTGCAGAACGGTGTCTGTGCAGACGAACGGAAGTtactgaaaattgattttccgTGGCCTGCGCCTGACAAGCCAATGTTCTTTTACGTAACCCAAGGACAAGAAGAAATCGCCGGTAGCGGCACGTCGTATCTTAATCGAACCGAAGCTtctaatgttgaaaaaattaccacCAGATTTTTACGTTGCGGTGTGAAACCTGAACAGATTGGAGTAATCACACCGTATGAAGGTCAGAGAGCTTATCTGGTTCAGTACATGCAATACCAAGGTTCTCTATACTCTAAACTCTACCAAGAAATAGAGGTTGCCAGTGTCGATGCCTTCCAAGGTCGAGAAAAAGACATAATTATCATGTCTTGTGTTCGGTCAAATGAACATCAAGGAATTGGATTCTTAAACGATCCTAGAAGATTGAACGTTGCACTTACTCGTGCTAAGTACGGTATAATCATTGTTGGAAATCCAAAAGTGTTGTCGAAACAGCCTCTGTGGAATCACTTGCTTAGTTTCTATAAGGAACAGAAAGTTCTCGTCGAAGGACCcctgaataatttgaaagaatcAATGATTCAATTTGCCAAACCTAAGAAACTGGTAAATGCTGCTAACCCAGGATCTCACTTTATGTCAACTTCTATGTACGATGCAAGAGAAGCTCTAATTCCTGGCTCTGTTTACGATCGTTCTGGTAATCAGGTGAACGGTACTCAAAATCATAATCCGTACTACCAGAGAAATGTTCCGCTAGATATTTTCAGCAGAACTCATGATACGATCAGCTACATTAGCCCAGAGAGAGCACAAGCTGCTATGAACAATGTTCCGGTTCCTGTTGGAATGTTCATGAACATGGCTCATGTTCCACCGCGATTCTACAACCAACATCAGCAAGCCCTACAAGCAAGGCAGAATCTAAGAAATCGCAGAGGCGCAACTTCGGCTAAAAACAAAGCTGGCCTTCGGGGAAGTAAACTCAGTCAAACGGAACAAAATACGCAGCCCTATAGCCAACCAGGACTCCCGCTTACTCAAGGAACTACGCAAGGAATGTCACAGCCAGGTTTTAGCCTGTCCCAGCCGGGTCTTAGTCAGGCGGAGTTGTCACAAGACTCGTTTGCAGTTGGTGAGTTTCAGTCACAAATGGACGGTTTATTGTCTCAGGATTCTACTTATCAAGGAGATAGAAGCGGATTTTACCAGTCAGGCCAGTCGCAAGCAGGAGGCCAGTTCTCCCAACCGTACTGA